The window TCAATAGAAATGGGTGCAAAGGCAGGCTTTATCCATACAACTGGTTTAGAGTTAGCTTATGCCTTTGAACATGTTTTACCTGATGCGAGTGCGACATACAAACGTGTAATTGACATTGATGCAAGCCAAATTACAAGCCAAGTTGCTATTCCACATTCTCCTGATAATGTTAAATCAATTGAGGAAATTGACGAAATCGAAATTAACCAGGCATTTATCGGAAGCTGTACCAATGGCCGTTTAGAAGATTTACATGCAGCTGCTAATATTTTAAAAGACCAGCGTGTTCATCCAAAAGTACGCCTGATTATTGCACCAGCCTCACGTAAAGTATTTTTAGATGCAGTAAAGGATGGCACAGTAGAAATTCTAACAAACGCTGGTGCTACATTCTTACCATCAGGATGTGGTCCGTGTGTAGGTACACATTTAGGTGTACCAGGAAATAATGAAGTCATTGTTTCATCAACAAACCGTAACTTTCAAGGACGTATGGGCAATCGTGAGTCAAATATTTATCTTGGCTCACCTGCATTTGTGGCAACAGCTGCCTTGCATGGCAAAATTAAAAATCCACAACTGATATAAGGGGGTATTCAATATGAAAATCACAGGAAAATCACATGTTTATGGCGATAATATAGATACAGACCGTATTATTCCAGGGAAATATACTAAGACATTAGATTTACAATCATTGGCTGACCATGTAATGGAAGATTTAGATCCAGAATTCAGTAAAAAAGTAGAAAAGGGTGATATCGTTGTCGCAGGTGAGAACTTCGGTTGTGGCTCATCACGCGAGCAAGCGCCACTTGCACTAAAAACAGCTGGTGTTTCATTAATCATTGCAAAATCCTTTGCTCGTATTTTCTTTAGAAATGCTATAAATATTGGCTTGCCCATCATCGAACTAAAAGATTATCACATTCAGCCAGGTGACATCATTGAAGCAGATCTAATTTCAGGCCTTGTTACAGTAAATGGACAATCATATACAGGGACAAAAATGCCCCAAGTAATGGTGGATATTTTGAATAATAATGGCTTAGTAAATTATTTGGCTAAGCATAAAACATATAAGCTATGACTGAACATCTCCCTGTCCTTGAAGCATTGACAAAGCTTGCTGCTGACAATGTTGCGGATGGTGGAAAACCATACAGCGCCATTATCATAAAAGATGGAGTACAGATTGCCGCAGCTGCCAATCTTTCGCATAAAATACCTGACCTGACACAGCATGCCGAGCTGTTAGCCATTCAAAAAGCCTGTACCATTCTTAAGACGCCAGACTTATCAGGTTGTATCTTATATGCAAGTGCTCAACCTTGCCTCATGTGCCACACAGCAGCAAAATGGGCAAAAATCAAACAGATTTATTATATTGTACAACGTGGAAGCATCCCTCAATCGAAGCTGGCCCAATGGATGACTTCGCCGTTACCAGGAGAATCCCTCTCCTATCCTCCTGCCAATCGATTATTCTATTATTGGGATAAAAATCAACAATAACAAAAACCGAATGCTACAAGCGCACTCGGTTTTTGTTATTGTTAGAACATTCTACAATTCAATATCTTCAGTTATGATAGCATCGTATTATTCATTTCTTCACGCTATGGCTCTCTTGTTTGAATAGTGCAGGTTAAATCTTTGTCATTGATGCATTCTTCTTCATTGTCAAAACTCCAATACTCATACATATTATCGTGATTACTAGCGTAATAGCTAAACTCCACCAGTAATCCGACATCTCCATCGTGCCACGAATCAGCTGTACACCATATGTCGGAAGTTTCCATGGTGTTACTGTCCAAAATACACCAACTAGAGCATCGATAATTTGTCCGACAAAAATAATGACAAATGCACTTGCTGTTGCAACAACAGTTGTAAACGCAGCACTCATCATCAAGGTCACTGCGAAAACAAATACTAACCATACAAAGTACGTGCAAATACATGCAAGCAAAATCCCAACTTCAAATGTTCCATATAACACAGCTATATAGTAAACACTTGCCGAAAAACCAGCTACAATGCTTATAAAACCTATAGTACTCATCACAACAAATTTACTCATAAAGTAGGCTCTAAAAGAAATTGGTCGTACATACGTTAAGGTCGCCATTCCATTGGCCCGCTCCTTACTAATAGTCCCGACAAATGAGGCCATTAGTACCAGTAACCCGAACGTCTGAAACTGCCCAATGGACGCCTGCAATAAATCAGCTGTTCCTAATTCTGGCATCAACATTTCAAAACCCTCTGGTAAATTACCAACGGCCGATAAAATATCCATCATGTAGTAGTTCGTCAAAGGATCTGTCATACCAAGTAGTGCAAAAACAAGTGGTATCCATAAAAATTTCCAACTACGCCATGCCTCACGAAATTCTTTTTGAAGAAGTACGCTGAACCCATTCATACTCTTTTCGCCACCTTCATGAAAATTTCCTCAAGCGATGCCGATTGTCGTGCCACTTTTCTCACGGTATAGGGACACGCACTTAGACGTTGTAATAACTGTTGCATACTCGGTCTTTCCTCACGAATATCTACATATACATAGCAACCCTGCGCTTTATTCATAAGCTCTGATTGACTAGCAAAAAGTCGCGCCTCTTCCTCCGTGCTAAATTCTACTATATAACAAGGCTCATCAAAACGTTGCCTCACCTCTCGCAATGTCCCCTGCTCCACAAGCTCTCCATCACGCAAAAATAATAATTGATCTGTCATTTCTTCAGCATCATTTAAAATATGCGTCGAATATAAAATCGTCGTCTCTTGTTGTAAACCTTTCAACAAATCTAATACTTCTCTACGCCCAACTGGATCTAATGCAGATACAGGTTCATCTAATAACAGTAATTTAGGCTTATGCACAATTGCCTGGGAAATACCAAGGCGTTGCTTCATACCACCAGAAAACGTCGCAATTTTTTTATTTAAAGCATTTTCAAGACCCACAAACTCTAATGTTTTTTGAGCCTCAACTTTCGCTTTTTTTGTAGGTACACCACTTAGCCTCGCAGCCATTTCTGTAAACTCTAGCGCACTTAACCATGGGTGAAACTGTGGATATTGTGGTAAAAAACCAATATTTGCACGCAAATCTTCACCTGACATTTCTACGCTACCTTTCGTTGGCTTTAATAAACCGGTTAACATTGATAACGTTGTTGTCTTTCCTGCCCCATTTGGTCCAATCAATGCTGTGGATGTATGTTCGTCTAACGTAAAATTGATGGTATCTACAACTGTTTTTTCTGCAAAGCGCTTTGTCAGCCCTGTCACCTGTAGTAGAGTCGTCATGATTGTTTTCTCCCAACTATAAAATAAGCAATAGGTCCAAGTAGATTGACAAATAAAATAATAAATACCCATAAAATCTTAGGACCATTCGTTGCATAAATTTTACGCAAATCGAAAAGTGCCACAACCACTAAAATAAATTGAACCACAATCAATGGCGCAATAACCGCCCAAGGCACTTTGGCTAACTCCTCCAACATACAAACCACCTCATTCTTTGTTATAATTAAACTATAACAAAAATTGTTCTAATGTGCATAGAACAAAAAAACCTCTTTTTAAAAACTATGAACAGTTAGAACTTTCTGTAAAACGTTTTTATACATCATACAATAAGCCACCGTCTAACCACACAAAAAAAGATGTACCAAAACCATAGTTTTGATACACCTTCTTTTATTTATACAATTTCGTTAAAGCCTCCGACATATTTGGTCGAATCGTTACTTGTGGACGAGCTTTTTTCACAGTTAGCTCCGCTTCCTCTAAAGTATTCGCCAAGCCAAGTTCCATTAACACAGCAGTCGCTGCCACTCCCGCTCTGCCGCCACCACTACCGCAATGGAAAAATACCTTCTGACCAGCTTCATAAACCTTAACGATTTCTTGCGCTACCCGCTCAATGGATGATGCTGCTTCTTGTTCTTCATCTGCTATCGGTAAATGCATGTACGTATAGTTTGCTTTTGCCTGCTCCTCAGCAGATAATCCATTAACACGCACGTCAATTACGACATCTATAGACTCATTTGAAAATGCCGCTCCTGCATCCTTTGCGCCACCAAAATAAAGCCGGTCTTTTACTAACACATCATAGTTTTTCTCCATCATATACACGCTCCAAACTACTACTTTAGCAAATGCTTTATATCATTATAATATGGAAGAGCTGTTAATGCTCCAGCTTTAGTTGCTGCCAAGGCGCCCAGCTTATTGCCAAAACTCACACAACGAAC of the Lysinibacillus fusiformis genome contains:
- a CDS encoding ABC transporter permease, whose product is MNGFSVLLQKEFREAWRSWKFLWIPLVFALLGMTDPLTNYYMMDILSAVGNLPEGFEMLMPELGTADLLQASIGQFQTFGLLVLMASFVGTISKERANGMATLTYVRPISFRAYFMSKFVVMSTIGFISIVAGFSASVYYIAVLYGTFEVGILLACICTYFVWLVFVFAVTLMMSAAFTTVVATASAFVIIFVGQIIDALVGVFWTVTPWKLPTYGVQLIRGTMEMSDYWWSLAITLVITIICMSIGVLTMKKNASMTKI
- a CDS encoding ABC transporter ATP-binding protein, which translates into the protein MTTLLQVTGLTKRFAEKTVVDTINFTLDEHTSTALIGPNGAGKTTTLSMLTGLLKPTKGSVEMSGEDLRANIGFLPQYPQFHPWLSALEFTEMAARLSGVPTKKAKVEAQKTLEFVGLENALNKKIATFSGGMKQRLGISQAIVHKPKLLLLDEPVSALDPVGRREVLDLLKGLQQETTILYSTHILNDAEEMTDQLLFLRDGELVEQGTLREVRQRFDEPCYIVEFSTEEEARLFASQSELMNKAQGCYVYVDIREERPSMQQLLQRLSACPYTVRKVARQSASLEEIFMKVAKRV
- a CDS encoding PLDc N-terminal domain-containing protein, with translation MLEELAKVPWAVIAPLIVVQFILVVVALFDLRKIYATNGPKILWVFIILFVNLLGPIAYFIVGRKQS
- a CDS encoding nucleoside deaminase is translated as MTEHLPVLEALTKLAADNVADGGKPYSAIIIKDGVQIAAAANLSHKIPDLTQHAELLAIQKACTILKTPDLSGCILYASAQPCLMCHTAAKWAKIKQIYYIVQRGSIPQSKLAQWMTSPLPGESLSYPPANRLFYYWDKNQQ
- a CDS encoding protein-tyrosine phosphatase family protein; amino-acid sequence: MEKNYDVLVKDRLYFGGAKDAGAAFSNESIDVVIDVRVNGLSAEEQAKANYTYMHLPIADEEQEAASSIERVAQEIVKVYEAGQKVFFHCGSGGGRAGVAATAVLMELGLANTLEEAELTVKKARPQVTIRPNMSEALTKLYK
- a CDS encoding 3-isopropylmalate dehydratase small subunit; amino-acid sequence: MKITGKSHVYGDNIDTDRIIPGKYTKTLDLQSLADHVMEDLDPEFSKKVEKGDIVVAGENFGCGSSREQAPLALKTAGVSLIIAKSFARIFFRNAINIGLPIIELKDYHIQPGDIIEADLISGLVTVNGQSYTGTKMPQVMVDILNNNGLVNYLAKHKTYKL